The Thermococcus sp. genome window below encodes:
- the cas2 gene encoding CRISPR-associated endonuclease Cas2 — protein sequence MYIIIVYDVSVERVNRVKKFLRQHLHWVQNSVFEGEVTRAEFERIKAGLEELIDEDADSVVIYKLRSMPQRETMGVEKNPLGDII from the coding sequence ATGTACATCATCATCGTCTACGACGTCTCCGTCGAGCGGGTGAACAGGGTGAAGAAGTTCCTTAGGCAGCACCTTCACTGGGTCCAGAACAGCGTCTTCGAGGGCGAGGTAACCCGGGCGGAGTTCGAGCGCATAAAAGCCGGCCTGGAAGAACTTATAGATGAGGATGCAGACTCCGTTGTCATCTACAAACTCCGCTCGATGCCCCAGAGGGAAACAATGGGGGTGGAAAAGAACCCGCTGGGGGATATTATCTAA